From a single Streptomyces rubradiris genomic region:
- a CDS encoding FkbM family methyltransferase encodes MGLHLIELEEGFSCYASGEFEARFIYQEIFKDNNYEQSGLPEAPFVIDVGANIGLFSLYMKQKYPAARVIAFEPAPENRQALRQNLELHQADGVTVYPYAVGSEACEATFTYYPAMPGNSTLHPEEKALQKRLMSERLGEQAATDLFQATTITVQVDRLSRFLAEHHPEATTVDLLKIDVEGAELEVLRGIDDGDWAKVRNVLLEVDNTEGALAEIEALLREKGFTVASEPVPLMWEEMQLYYVTAHR; translated from the coding sequence ATGGGCCTGCACCTCATCGAATTGGAAGAGGGATTCTCCTGCTATGCCAGCGGGGAGTTCGAAGCCCGATTCATCTACCAGGAGATATTCAAGGACAACAACTACGAACAGTCGGGGCTCCCTGAGGCGCCGTTCGTCATAGACGTCGGAGCGAACATCGGGCTGTTTTCCCTTTACATGAAGCAGAAGTACCCGGCGGCCCGGGTCATCGCCTTCGAGCCCGCCCCGGAGAACCGCCAGGCACTGCGGCAGAACCTGGAACTGCACCAGGCCGACGGTGTGACGGTGTACCCCTACGCCGTCGGCTCCGAGGCCTGCGAGGCGACCTTCACCTACTACCCGGCGATGCCGGGCAACTCCACCCTCCACCCGGAGGAGAAGGCCCTGCAGAAGCGCCTGATGAGCGAACGCCTCGGTGAGCAGGCGGCCACCGACCTGTTCCAGGCCACGACGATCACCGTCCAGGTGGACCGGTTGTCCCGCTTCCTGGCGGAGCACCACCCGGAGGCCACCACCGTCGACCTCCTCAAGATCGACGTCGAGGGGGCGGAGCTGGAGGTGCTGCGCGGAATCGACGACGGGGACTGGGCGAAGGTGCGCAACGTCCTTTTGGAGGTGGACAACACCGAGGGCGCCCTTGCCGAGATCGAGGCCTTGCTGCGCGAGAAGGGCTTCACTGTCGCGAGCGAGCCGGTACCGCTGATGTGGGAAGAGATGCAGCTTTACTACGTCACCGCCCACCGCTGA
- a CDS encoding nucleotide disphospho-sugar-binding domain-containing protein, whose amino-acid sequence MRILFPAAPGYGLLLPVIPLAWAARAAGHEVLLATTAYVTKAAAESGLPTVDVFPARDVGADLLLGSKGQAPTDEEAGAGLPPGYWELAGAMRPFDLFTLAMTEGTIEAGRSFGADLVVYPSDHAAGMLAAAALGVPALEVGNRVSWSMRDEDVTASGAQNHRTGVIPQDSPLIAGLRKRLGIEDREPDLVARIDPRAPSLGGLSADAPDRDGGAPWWPMRYIPYNGGALVPDWALRRPERPRVCLTLGTVIPLMSDGSKLRTLMQALGELDAEVVLADHSTDISALGTLPDNVRLPGYLPLSAFLGTCSLIVHHGGSGTTAAALHYGVPQLILPEGADNPLVAQRVIDCEAGLSLPFADIELNRVRQLVRRLLDEPSFTDAARAIGAEMETQPSPASVIDRLMRQLALR is encoded by the coding sequence ATGAGAATCCTCTTTCCTGCCGCGCCCGGATACGGGCTGCTGCTCCCGGTCATCCCGTTGGCATGGGCTGCGCGGGCAGCCGGCCACGAGGTCCTGCTCGCCACCACCGCCTATGTGACCAAGGCCGCCGCCGAGTCGGGGCTGCCGACGGTGGACGTCTTCCCGGCCCGCGATGTCGGCGCCGATCTGTTGCTGGGCTCCAAGGGGCAGGCCCCGACGGACGAGGAGGCCGGGGCGGGCCTGCCGCCCGGGTACTGGGAGCTGGCCGGTGCGATGCGCCCCTTCGACCTGTTCACGCTGGCCATGACCGAGGGCACCATCGAGGCCGGCCGCAGCTTCGGCGCGGACCTCGTGGTGTACCCGTCCGACCACGCCGCGGGGATGCTGGCGGCCGCGGCCCTGGGCGTGCCGGCCCTGGAGGTCGGCAACCGCGTCTCGTGGTCGATGCGCGACGAGGACGTCACGGCCAGCGGCGCGCAGAACCACCGCACCGGGGTCATCCCCCAGGACTCCCCGCTCATCGCGGGGCTGCGCAAGCGGCTGGGCATCGAGGACCGCGAGCCGGATCTGGTCGCCAGGATCGACCCGCGGGCACCCAGCCTGGGCGGCCTGTCGGCGGACGCCCCGGACCGCGACGGCGGCGCCCCCTGGTGGCCGATGCGCTACATCCCGTACAACGGGGGCGCGCTGGTGCCGGACTGGGCGCTGCGCCGCCCGGAGCGGCCGCGCGTCTGCCTGACCCTCGGCACGGTCATCCCGCTCATGTCCGACGGCAGCAAGCTCAGGACCCTGATGCAGGCGCTGGGCGAGCTGGACGCCGAGGTCGTCCTCGCGGATCACTCGACCGACATCTCGGCCCTGGGCACGCTGCCCGACAACGTTCGGCTGCCCGGCTATCTCCCGCTGTCCGCCTTCCTGGGCACCTGCTCGCTGATCGTGCACCACGGCGGCTCCGGCACCACGGCCGCCGCGCTGCACTACGGCGTACCGCAGCTGATCCTGCCCGAGGGCGCCGACAACCCGCTGGTGGCGCAGCGGGTGATCGACTGCGAGGCCGGTCTGTCGCTGCCGTTCGCCGACATCGAGCTGAACCGGGTACGGCAGCTGGTGCGCCGCCTGCTCGACGAACCCTCCTTCACGGACGCGGCGCGGGCGATCGGCGCGGAGATGGAGACCCAGCCCAGCCCCGCGTCGGTGATCGACCGGCTCATGCGGCAGCTGGCTCTCCGCTAG
- a CDS encoding NDP-hexose 2,3-dehydratase family protein → MFSTTADFSSWFADRCRAHEYQVSRVPLDRLDGWRFERGTGNLVHRSGRFFSVEGLDVRDAGREVDAWQQPIIVQPEYGILGILVRRFHGVPHFLLQAKMEPGNVNLVQLSPTVQATKSNYTRVHGGKPVPYLEHFIAPHRGRVLHDALQSEQASWFLGKRNRNMVIEIDEEIELHDDFCWLTAAQISELLTVDNLVNMDTRTVLSGATPFRLTGPAHGGGFRDALNRSWRPDAQPYHDTARLLSWFTDTKCHSSLTRRRIPLADVGGWSRTDGVIAHDEGKHFTVVGVDVSASSREVASWSQVMLQPRSEGVIAFLAKPINGVMHLLVQARTETGAGDVIELAPTVHCQPANYPLNGARPRYLDEVVTAPPERIRFESVHSEEGGRFYHAQNRYMLVEADAGFPTEVPPDYAWMTLRQLTEFVRYGNYINVEARSLLTLLNFADLRAPVLPNAA, encoded by the coding sequence TTGTTCTCCACAACGGCAGACTTCAGCAGCTGGTTCGCCGACCGCTGCCGGGCGCACGAGTACCAGGTGTCCCGGGTGCCGCTCGACCGGCTCGACGGCTGGCGGTTCGAGCGCGGGACCGGGAACCTGGTCCACCGCAGCGGCCGGTTCTTCTCCGTCGAGGGGCTGGACGTGCGGGACGCGGGCCGCGAGGTCGACGCCTGGCAGCAGCCGATCATCGTGCAGCCCGAGTACGGGATCCTCGGAATCCTGGTCAGGAGGTTCCACGGGGTCCCGCACTTCCTGCTCCAGGCCAAGATGGAACCGGGCAACGTCAACCTGGTCCAGCTCTCGCCCACCGTGCAGGCGACGAAGAGCAACTACACCCGGGTGCACGGGGGCAAGCCGGTCCCCTACCTGGAGCACTTCATCGCCCCGCACCGCGGGCGGGTGCTGCACGACGCGCTCCAGTCCGAGCAGGCCTCGTGGTTCCTGGGCAAACGCAACCGCAACATGGTCATCGAGATCGACGAGGAGATCGAGCTCCACGACGACTTCTGCTGGCTGACCGCCGCCCAGATCAGCGAGCTGCTCACCGTCGACAACCTGGTCAACATGGACACCCGGACCGTGCTCTCCGGCGCGACCCCGTTCCGGCTGACCGGCCCGGCCCACGGCGGCGGCTTCCGGGACGCGCTGAACCGCTCGTGGCGGCCGGACGCACAGCCGTACCACGACACGGCCCGGCTGCTGAGCTGGTTCACCGACACCAAGTGCCATTCCTCGCTCACCCGGCGGCGCATCCCCCTGGCGGACGTGGGCGGCTGGTCGAGGACCGACGGTGTCATCGCCCACGACGAGGGCAAGCACTTCACCGTGGTAGGGGTGGACGTCAGCGCCAGCAGCCGTGAGGTGGCCAGCTGGTCGCAGGTGATGCTCCAGCCGCGCAGCGAGGGGGTCATCGCCTTCCTGGCCAAGCCCATCAACGGGGTGATGCACCTGCTGGTGCAGGCGCGGACCGAGACAGGGGCCGGTGACGTGATCGAGCTGGCGCCGACGGTCCACTGCCAGCCGGCCAACTACCCGCTCAACGGGGCCCGGCCCCGGTACCTGGACGAGGTGGTCACCGCGCCCCCGGAGCGGATCCGCTTCGAGTCCGTCCACTCGGAGGAGGGCGGCCGTTTCTACCACGCGCAGAACCGGTACATGCTCGTCGAGGCCGACGCCGGCTTCCCCACCGAGGTCCCGCCCGACTACGCCTGGATGACGCTCCGCCAGCTGACCGAGTTCGTCCGCTACGGCAACTACATCAACGTGGAGGCCAGAAGCCTTCTGACCCTCCTCAACTTCGCCGACCTGCGCGCTCCGGTGCTGCCGAACGCGGCGTAG
- the rfbB gene encoding dTDP-glucose 4,6-dehydratase, with product MTTRLLVTGGAGFIGSHYVRTLLGPQGPDDVCVTVLDNLTYAGNPANLDEVRAHPRFSFVRGDICDAPVVERLMARHDQVVHFAAESHVDHSIDGGAQFVHTNVLGTHTLVDAAHRAGVERFVHISTDEVYGSIESGSWPETDPLRPNSVYSASKASSDLVALSYHRTHGLDVRVTRCSNNYGHHQFPEKLIPLFVTNLLEGRKVPLYGDGGNVRDWLHIDDHVQGIELVRTGGRAGEVYNIGGGEELSNNEITRMLLEALGADWDSSVEYVTDRKGHDRRYSVDWTKIRNELGYAPRVPFEAGLAATVRWYREHRAWWEPLKAAMV from the coding sequence ATGACGACCCGTCTTCTCGTGACCGGCGGGGCCGGATTCATCGGCTCCCACTACGTCCGCACGCTGCTCGGCCCCCAGGGCCCGGACGACGTCTGCGTGACGGTGCTGGACAACCTCACCTACGCGGGCAACCCCGCCAACCTGGACGAGGTGCGCGCCCATCCCCGCTTCTCCTTCGTGCGGGGCGACATCTGCGACGCCCCGGTGGTCGAGCGGCTGATGGCCCGGCACGACCAGGTGGTCCACTTCGCGGCCGAGTCCCATGTGGACCATTCCATCGACGGCGGCGCGCAGTTCGTCCACACGAACGTGCTGGGCACGCACACCCTGGTCGACGCCGCGCACCGGGCGGGCGTCGAGCGGTTCGTGCACATCTCCACCGACGAGGTGTACGGCTCGATCGAGTCCGGCTCCTGGCCGGAGACCGACCCGCTGCGGCCCAACTCCGTCTACTCCGCGTCGAAGGCGTCCAGCGATCTGGTGGCGCTGTCGTACCACCGCACCCACGGCCTGGACGTCCGGGTGACCCGCTGCTCCAACAACTACGGCCACCACCAGTTCCCCGAGAAGCTCATCCCGCTCTTCGTCACGAACCTGCTGGAGGGCAGGAAGGTGCCGCTGTACGGCGACGGCGGCAACGTCCGGGACTGGCTGCACATCGACGACCACGTCCAGGGCATCGAACTCGTGCGCACCGGCGGCCGGGCCGGCGAGGTCTACAACATCGGCGGCGGGGAGGAACTCTCCAACAACGAGATCACCCGCATGCTGCTGGAGGCGCTCGGCGCCGACTGGGACTCCAGCGTGGAGTACGTCACCGACCGCAAGGGCCACGACCGCCGTTACTCGGTCGACTGGACCAAGATACGGAACGAACTCGGGTACGCCCCCCGCGTACCGTTCGAGGCGGGCCTGGCCGCCACGGTGCGCTGGTACCGCGAGCACCGCGCCTGGTGGGAACCGCTGAAGGCCGCCATGGTCTGA
- a CDS encoding glucose-1-phosphate thymidylyltransferase has protein sequence MKALVLSGGSGTRLRPITHTSAKQLVPVANKPVLFYGLEAIADAGITEVGVVVGDTADEITEAVGDGSRFGLDVTYIRQEAPLGLAHAVLVARDFLGDDDFVMYLGDNFIVGGITGLVDEFRRERPDASILLTRVPDPRSFGVAELDADGRVVSLVEKPEFPKSDLALVGVYLFSPAVHEAVRAITPSGRGELEITHAIQWLLDQGQDVRSTTISGYWKDTGNVADMLEVNRSVLETIEAGTAGTVDAASEIIGRVRIENGATVSGSRVVGPAVIGAGAVISGSYVGPFTSISEGCRIEDSEVEYSIVLRDSTITGVRRVEASLIGRDVEVTPAPRTPSAHRLVLGDHSKVQISS, from the coding sequence ATGAAGGCGCTCGTACTGTCCGGCGGGTCCGGGACCCGGCTGCGCCCCATCACCCACACATCGGCCAAACAGCTGGTGCCGGTGGCCAACAAACCCGTGCTCTTCTACGGCCTGGAGGCGATCGCCGACGCCGGTATCACCGAGGTCGGTGTCGTCGTGGGGGACACCGCCGACGAGATCACCGAGGCGGTCGGGGACGGCTCCCGCTTCGGTCTCGACGTGACCTACATCCGCCAGGAGGCTCCGCTGGGCCTGGCCCACGCGGTGCTCGTCGCGCGGGACTTCCTCGGCGACGACGACTTCGTGATGTACCTCGGCGACAACTTCATCGTCGGGGGCATCACCGGCCTGGTGGACGAGTTCCGCAGGGAGCGGCCGGACGCGAGCATCCTGCTGACCCGGGTGCCGGACCCCCGCTCGTTCGGCGTGGCGGAGCTGGACGCGGACGGCCGGGTGGTCTCGCTGGTCGAGAAGCCCGAGTTCCCGAAGAGCGACCTCGCCCTGGTCGGCGTCTACCTCTTCTCGCCGGCCGTCCACGAGGCCGTACGGGCCATCACGCCCTCCGGGCGCGGCGAGCTGGAGATCACCCACGCCATCCAGTGGCTTCTCGACCAGGGCCAGGACGTGCGGTCGACCACGATCTCGGGGTACTGGAAGGACACCGGCAACGTCGCCGACATGCTGGAGGTCAACCGCTCGGTCCTCGAGACGATCGAGGCGGGCACGGCCGGGACGGTCGACGCCGCCAGCGAGATCATCGGCCGGGTCCGGATCGAGAACGGCGCGACGGTCAGCGGCAGCCGCGTGGTCGGGCCGGCGGTCATCGGAGCCGGTGCCGTGATCAGCGGCTCGTACGTCGGTCCCTTCACCTCCATCTCCGAGGGGTGCCGTATCGAGGACAGCGAGGTGGAGTACTCGATCGTGCTGCGGGACTCGACGATCACCGGGGTCCGCCGCGTGGAGGCCTCGCTCATCGGCCGCGATGTCGAGGTGACACCGGCTCCGCGCACCCCGTCCGCCCACCGGCTCGTGCTCGGTGACCACAGTAAGGTGCAGATCTCCTCATGA
- a CDS encoding nuclear transport factor 2 family protein — MPITATFTDIYTAVCQFYGRQVQLLDSNRFEEYAHTFTPDGEFQHTPGVPPARTHAGIIEELRRFNTRFADDPVQRRHMFSMLNLTPREDGAYDARFYALVLTTRPGVKEPVVGPSCLVHDVLVIEDGEVRNRSRRVEHDHMFTLA, encoded by the coding sequence ATGCCCATCACGGCGACCTTCACGGACATCTACACGGCCGTCTGCCAGTTCTACGGCCGGCAGGTCCAGCTGCTCGACAGCAACCGCTTCGAGGAGTACGCCCACACCTTCACCCCCGACGGCGAGTTCCAGCACACTCCCGGCGTCCCCCCGGCGCGCACCCACGCCGGGATCATCGAGGAACTGCGCCGCTTCAACACCCGGTTCGCCGACGACCCGGTGCAGCGCCGGCACATGTTCAGCATGCTCAACCTGACCCCGCGCGAGGACGGCGCCTACGACGCCCGCTTCTACGCCCTGGTCCTCACCACCCGCCCCGGCGTCAAGGAGCCGGTCGTCGGCCCGAGCTGCCTGGTGCACGACGTCCTGGTGATCGAGGACGGCGAGGTCCGCAACCGCTCCCGCCGGGTGGAGCACGACCACATGTTCACCCTCGCCTGA
- a CDS encoding SDR family NAD(P)-dependent oxidoreductase: MTDKPVALVTGSSSGIGAAIARRMSAEGMAVVVNSVRSVEAGQELAASLPDARFVRADVSDEAEARQLVEQVVAAYGRLDLLVNNAGVTQPIPHADLDAATGDVWRRILGLNVIGTWQTTVAAVPWLRRSPGGGHVVNISSVAGTRPAGSSIPYAVSKAAVDHMTRLLAGALGPGVRVNAVAPGLVDTPWTQGFTEIRARVEATTPLRRVGTPEDVAEVVAGLQRAAYTTGEVVLVDGGAHLLI, encoded by the coding sequence ATGACCGACAAGCCCGTCGCCCTCGTCACCGGGTCGTCGTCCGGGATCGGCGCCGCCATCGCCCGCCGGATGTCCGCCGAGGGCATGGCGGTCGTCGTCAACTCGGTCCGCAGTGTCGAGGCCGGACAGGAGCTGGCCGCGTCGCTGCCGGACGCCCGGTTCGTCCGCGCCGACGTCTCCGACGAGGCCGAGGCCCGGCAGCTCGTCGAGCAGGTCGTCGCGGCGTACGGACGGCTGGACCTGCTGGTCAACAACGCCGGCGTCACCCAGCCGATCCCGCACGCGGACCTCGACGCCGCGACGGGCGACGTCTGGCGCAGGATTCTCGGCCTCAACGTCATCGGCACCTGGCAGACAACGGTCGCGGCCGTGCCGTGGCTGCGCCGCTCGCCCGGCGGCGGCCATGTCGTCAACATCTCGTCGGTGGCCGGCACCCGCCCGGCCGGCAGCTCCATTCCGTACGCCGTGAGCAAGGCCGCGGTGGACCACATGACCCGGCTGCTGGCCGGCGCGCTCGGCCCCGGCGTCCGGGTGAACGCGGTCGCGCCCGGCCTGGTCGACACGCCCTGGACCCAGGGCTTCACCGAGATCCGGGCCCGGGTCGAGGCCACCACGCCGCTGCGCCGGGTCGGCACTCCGGAGGACGTGGCCGAGGTCGTGGCCGGGCTGCAGCGCGCCGCCTACACCACCGGCGAGGTCGTCCTCGTCGACGGCGGCGCGCACCTGCTGATCTGA
- a CDS encoding LLM class flavin-dependent oxidoreductase, producing the protein MNLTYQGAAELAVTAERLGYDVAFAPEGYRSDAASVLGLVAGKTDRIGLASGVMQIPGRTPGMAALTAATLNSLSGGRFRLGLGVSNPDVSDGWYGVPFDRPLERTREYVEIVRTALSGRPVVYAGEHYRLPYSGAAGAPLHVITEPAGTSVPVYLGAVGPRNLRLAGEIADGWIGVFAAPEQVAESVERIAAGRALRGATLDGFEVIPCLATSVGEDIAGCVDLLRAHYAHLMGIGDPARNFYCKLAAQLGWPQEAREVSLRIHKGDRAGAAAAVPAGFIDQTSLVGPVGRIAERMAAYAEAGVTTLSVMISAVDTDLNGRLAVLEQAMAALQASGAGG; encoded by the coding sequence GTGAACCTGACCTATCAGGGGGCGGCGGAGCTGGCCGTCACCGCCGAACGGCTCGGCTACGACGTCGCCTTCGCCCCCGAGGGCTACCGGTCGGACGCGGCGAGCGTCCTCGGCCTGGTCGCCGGGAAGACCGACCGGATCGGGCTCGCCTCGGGCGTGATGCAGATCCCGGGCCGCACCCCGGGGATGGCGGCGTTGACCGCGGCGACCCTCAACTCGCTCTCCGGCGGCCGGTTCCGGCTGGGCCTCGGGGTGTCCAACCCGGATGTCTCCGACGGCTGGTACGGGGTACCGTTCGACCGGCCGCTGGAGCGGACCCGCGAGTACGTGGAGATCGTACGGACGGCGCTGTCCGGCCGGCCGGTGGTCTACGCGGGCGAGCACTACCGGCTGCCGTACTCCGGCGCCGCGGGCGCCCCGCTGCACGTCATCACCGAGCCGGCGGGCACCTCGGTCCCCGTCTACCTGGGTGCGGTGGGCCCGCGCAACCTCCGGCTGGCCGGGGAGATAGCCGACGGCTGGATCGGCGTCTTCGCCGCGCCCGAGCAGGTCGCCGAGTCCGTCGAGCGCATCGCCGCCGGGCGTGCCCTGCGCGGAGCCACCCTGGACGGCTTCGAGGTGATCCCGTGCCTGGCCACCTCGGTGGGCGAGGACATCGCGGGCTGCGTGGACCTGCTGCGCGCCCACTACGCCCACCTGATGGGCATCGGGGACCCGGCGCGGAACTTCTACTGCAAGCTGGCCGCACAGCTCGGCTGGCCGCAGGAGGCGCGGGAGGTGAGCCTGCGGATCCACAAGGGCGACCGGGCCGGAGCCGCCGCGGCGGTGCCCGCCGGCTTCATCGACCAGACGTCGCTGGTCGGCCCGGTCGGCAGGATCGCGGAACGCATGGCGGCCTACGCCGAAGCGGGCGTGACCACCCTGAGCGTCATGATCTCCGCGGTCGACACCGACCTGAACGGCCGGCTCGCCGTCCTGGAGCAGGCCATGGCGGCCCTCCAGGCGTCGGGAGCCGGCGGCTGA